A window of Solanum stenotomum isolate F172 chromosome 3, ASM1918654v1, whole genome shotgun sequence contains these coding sequences:
- the LOC125857674 gene encoding ABC transporter B family member 19-like yields the protein MAHSEFSSSMTRQRRHTTPVVSQQPSTSFSMSMTSSHNFSRARNPTPASPFASDNDRSWQGELSWQFDPTGWRDNRNLSAALSPWTAADTSFTSAANGSRIFRRSANDYYLSRTTNSVFQNFINPSYDHSYSGLQPSGRLELQSFDSRANENSYTSRNHVSREYKGKPRKSPRLTTITEGTSAGKSGPLAVKDELQSIDYDRIEDFERHFQVDGSNAHNHGIVRGHHGHINHMGHSFNTDTSDFDVKCVDHVYEEQSHHVQHSMQSNLHLYGNDLYNDTDKNHAVHDEEDDTAAPKPVGLLSLFKYSTKLDIVLLLLGCIGALINGGSLPWYSYLFGNFVNKIALEKDKDQMVKDVGMVCVLMTGLSVVVMVGAYLETTCWRLVGERSAHRIRTKYLRAVLRQDIGFFDTELNTGEIMHGISSDVAQIQEVMGEKMAHFVHHIFTFINGYAVGFRRSWKVSLAVFAVTPLSMFCGLAYKAIYVGLTLKEEESYRKAGSIAEQAMSSIRTVTAFVAEDYLDAKYVESLQKSGRLGAKVGFAKGAGIGVIYLVTYATWALAFWYGSILVAKGELSGGAAIACFFGVNVGGRGLALSLSYFAQFAQGTVAATRVFEVIDRVPEIDPYSLEGRRLSTIRGKIEFKCVTFAYPARPTVQILQSLNLVVPASRTLALVGISGGGKSTIFALIERFYDPLQGLITLDGHDIRTLQVKWLRTQIGMVGQEPVLFGTSILENVMMGKENATKKEAMAACVAANAHSFISRLPEGYDTQVGDRGTQLSGGQKQRIALARAMIKDPKILLLDEPTSALDPESEAIVQRAIDKISKDRTTLVIAHRLATVRNAHTIVVLDRGSVVETGNHDQLMEKAGAYFGLIKLASEAVPKPMSNQGDVPKEKEFSAYEKSNYDVARVKGAYEISRSKYLESMQEGSHIEEEEGEQAKIKSYHLSELWNLQRPELIVLLVGLFMGMLAGAILSLYPLVLGQALKVYFYTDMSRLKREVGYLCLILVGLGFGCIFAMVGQQGFCGWAGTKLTMRVRSFLFKSILKQEPGWFDLDENSTGVLVSRLSVDCVSFRSVLGDRFSVLLMGLSSAAVGLGVSFKLEWRLALMATAVTPFTLGASYLTLIINVGGKLDNSSYAKASSIAEGAVSNIRTVATFSTQEQIVKSFEKALSEPKRTSVRRSQMLGLALGLSQGAMYGAYTLTLWFGAYLVKQGYTNFGDVYKIFLILVLSSFAVGQLAGLAPDTSMASTAIPAVLSIINRKPSISTDRLKGKKIEISKPFDIEFRMVTFAYPSRPDVIVLRNFTLKIRGGTMVALVGASGSGKSTVIWMIQRFYDPTQGRVLMDGVDLRELNLKWLRRQTALVSQEPALFAGTIRENIAFGKPNATWAEIEEAAKEAHIHKFISGLPQGYETEVGQSGVQLSGGQKQRIAIARAILKKSKLLLLDEASSALDLESEKHVQDALRKISKRATTVVVAHRFSTIREASVIAVVKEGTIAEYGSHDKLMASHLDGLYSNLVRAETEALAFS from the exons ATGGCTCATTCTGAGTTCTCGTCTTCCATGACTAGGCAGAGACGACATACTACACCGGTGGTGTCACAGCAACCCTCCACATCATTTTCAATGTCGATGACTAGCTCCCACAACTTCAGCCGTGCGCGCAATCCCACCCCTGCTAGTCCTTTTGCCTCTGATAATGACAG GTCATGGCAAGGGGAGCTTTCTTGGCAGTTTGATCCAACAGGGTGGCGTGATAATCGCAATCTTAGTGCAGCACTAAGTCCATGGACAGCAGCTGATACTTCTTTCACTTCAGCAGCAAATGGCAGTAGGATTTTCAGGAGATCAGCTAACGATTATTACTTATCGCGGACGACTAACAGTGTTTTTCAAAACTTCATTAATCCATCATATGATCATTCTTATTCTGGCCTCCAGCCATCTGGAAGGCTTGAGCTTCAAAGTTTTGATTCCAGGGCTAATGAGAATTCTTATACCTCAAGGAATCATGTCTCTCGTGAATATAAGGGCAAGCCCCGCAAATCTCCAAGATTGACAACTATCACAGAAGGGACTAGTGCTGGAAAAAGTGGTCCTTTGGCTGTGAAAGACGAGCTCCAGTCGATAGATTATGACAGAATAGAAGATTTTGAAAGGCATTTCCAGGTTGATGG GTCAAATGCTCATAATCATGGCATCGTAAGAGGTCATCATGGACACATTAACCATATGGGACATAGCTTCAACACTGATACATCAGATTTTGACGTGAAGTGTGTTGATCATGTTTATGAGGAACAGAGCCACCATGTTCAACATTCTATGCAATCAAATCTTCATCTGTATGGAAATGATTTGTACAATGATACTGACAAGAATCATGCAGTACACGATGAAGAAGATGACACAGCAGCTCCTAAGCCAGTTGGTTTGCTAAGCTTGTTCAAATACTCAACCAAGTTGGATATAGTACTACTGCTGTTGGGTTGTATCGGGGCTCTAATAAATGGAGGATCTCTGCCTTGGTATTCTTAtctttttggtaattttgtaaacaaaattGCCCTGGAGAAAGATAAAGATCAGATGGTGAAGGATGTAGGAATG GTGTGTGTGCTTATGACTGGACTATCAGTGGTAGTCAtggttggagcatacttag AGACAACTTGCTGGAGATTGGTGGGAGAAAGATCAGCTCACAGAATAAGAACTAAGTATCTAAGAGCTGTTTTGCGACAGGACATAGGATTTTTTGACACAGAACTGAATACTGGTGAAATTATGCATGGAATTTCGAGTGATGTGGCACAAATCCAAGAAGTAATGGGAGAAAAG ATGGCACATTTTGTTCACCACATCTTCACTTTCATCAATGGCTACGCAGTTGGTTTTAGAAGATCATGGAAGGTTTCCCTGGCAGTTTTTGCAGTAACACCACTGTCCATGTTCTGTGGCCTTGCCTATAAAGCCATCTATGTTGGCCTCACACTGAAAGAAGAG GAATCTTACAGAAAAGCTGGCAGCATTGCTGAGCAAGCAATGAGTTCAATTAGGACCGTAACTGCTTTTGTAGCAGAGGACTATTTAGATGCAAAATATGTGGAATCTCTGCAGAAATCGGGCCGTTTGGGGGCAAAGGTTGGGTTTGCTAAAGGAGCAGGAATTGGTGTTATTTATTTAGTTACTTATGCGACATGGGCATTGGCTTTCTGGTACGGTTCAATCCTTGTAGCAAAGGGAGAGCTTTCAGGTGGTGCAGCCATTGCTTGTTTCTTTGGTGTTAATGTAGGAGGCAG AGGCTTGGCTCTATCCCTATCTTATTTTGCTCAGTTTGCACAAGGAACTGTTGCAGCTACCAGGGTATTTGAAGTTATAGACAGGGTGCCAGAGATAGATCCCTACAGTCTAGAGGGAAGGAGGTTGTCAACTATAAGAGGGAAGATTGAATTTAAATGTGTTACCTTTGCGTATCCGGCTCGTCCAACTGTCCAGATTCTCCAGTCTCTTAACTTAGTTGTTCCAGCTTCCAGGACATTGGCATTAGTGGGCATCAGCGGAGGTGGAAAGTCAACAATCTTTGCTCTGATAGAAAGATTTTATGATCCTCTTCAGG GTCTTATTACATTGGATGGCCATGATATAAGAACATTGCAAGTGAAGTGGCTGAGGACTCAGATAGGTATGGTTGGTCAAGAACCAGTACTATTTGGGACAAGCATACTTGAAAATGTGATGATGGGAAAAGAAAATGCTACCAAGAAAGAGGCGATGGCTGCTTGTGTTGCGGCAAATGCTCACAGCTTTATCTCAAGACTTCCAGAGGGCTATGATACACAG GTTGGAGACCGAGGAACCCAACTCTCTGGAGGACAAAAACAGCGGATTGCTCTTGCTCGAGCAATGATTAAAGACCCAAAAATTCTTCTTTTAGACGAGCCAACAAGTGCCTTAGATCCCGAGTCAGAAGCGATTGTGCAACGGGCCATTGACAAGATCTCCAAGGACAGAACCACATTAGTGATTGCCCATAGGTTAGCAACAGTAAGAAATGCTCACACTATAGTCGTTCTTGATCGTGGTTCAGTTGTTGAAACAGGTAACCATGATCAGCTAATGGAAAAGGCTGGGGCATATTTTGGCCTCATCAAGCTTGCTTCAGAAGCAGTCCCAAAACCTATGTCAAATCAGGGAGATGTTCCAAAGGAAAAGGAATTCTCTGcctatgaaaaatcaaattatgatGTGGCAAGAGTAAAAGGTGCATATGAAATCTCAAGATCAAAGTACCTAGAATCTATGCAGGAAGGAAGCCACATagaagaggaagaaggagaGCAAGCAAAAATTAAGAGTTATCATCTCTCAGAATTATGGAACCTGCAGCGACCGGAGCTGATAGTGCTATTAGTAGGGCTATTTATGGGTATGCTTGCAGGTGCAATTCTTTCCCTCTATCCCTTAGTTCTAGGGCAAGCACTTAAAGTATACTTTTATACAGACATGTCAAGATTGAAAAGGGAAGTTGGATACCTCTGCTTGATACTAGTTGGTCTTGGATTTGGATGTATATTCGCTATGGTAGGCCAGCAAGGCTTCTGTGGTTGGGCTGGTACCAAGCTCACCATGAGAGTTAGAAGTTTCTTGTTTAAATCTATACTCAAACAAGAACCTGGTTGGTTTGATCTTGACGAGAATTCCACTGGAGTTCTAGTGTCAAGGCTTTCTGTTGATTGTGTCAGTTTCAGGTCTGTTCTTGGTGATAGGTTCTCTGTCCTGCTAATGGGCCTGAGCTCAGCAGCTGTTGGACTCGGTGTGTCGTTCAAACTTGAATGGAGATTAGCTCTTATGGCCACAGCTGTCACACCATTTACTCTAGGAGCAAGTTACCTCACTTTGATTATAAATGTAGGAGGGAAACTAGACAACAGCTCTTATGCTAAAGCAAGTAGTATAGCTGAAGGTGCTGTGTCAAATATAAGAACTGTGGCAACATTCTCAACTCAGGAGCAAATAGTTAAATCATTCGAAAAAGCTTTATCTGAGCCCAAGCGAACATCGGTCAGAAGGTCACAAATGCTTGGTCTAGCACTAGGCCTTTCTCAAGGTGCCATGTATGGAGCATATACCCTGACTCTCTGGTTTGGTGCATACTTGGTAAAGCAAGGGTATACCAATTTTGGCGATGTATATAAGATTTTCCTAATACTTGTACTAAGCTCATTTGCTGTTGGACAACTTGCTGGCCTTGCCCCCGATACTTCTATGGCTTCAACTGCAATACCCGCCGTTCTTTCTATTATTAATCGTAAGCCTTCAATAAGCACTGACCGTCTGAAAGgaaaaaagattgaaatatCAAAGCCATTTGATATAGAGTTTAGGATGGTCACATTTGCATATCCATCAAGGCCAGATGTCATAGTGTTGAGAAACTTTACTCTTAAGATCAGAGGTGGGACAATGGTAGCATTGGTTGGAGCAAGTGGATCTGGAAAGTCAACAGTGATATGGATGATACAGAGGTTTTACGACCCAACACAAGGAAGAGTACTAATGGATGGGGTTGATCTGAGGGAGCTAAATTTGAAATGGTTGAGAAGGCAGACAGCCCTGGTCAGTCAAGAGCCGGCCCTATTCGCTGGCACCATTAGAGAGAATATTGCATTTGGCAAGCCTAATGCTACATGggctgaaattgaagaagcagCAAAGGAAGCTCACATTCATAAATTTATCAGTGGGCTTCCTCAAGGGTATGAAACAGAG GTTGGTCAGAGTGGTGTTCAGTTATCAGGTGGCCAGAAACAGAGGATAGCAATTGCAAGAGCCATACTCAAGAAATCAAAGTTGCTCCTACTGGATGAAGCTAGCAGTGCATTGGACTTGGAATCCGAGAAGCATGTTCAAGATGCACTTAGGAAGATTTCCAAGAGGGCTACCACAGTTGTGGTAGCTCATCGGTTTTCCACAATCAGAGAAGCCAGCGTGATTGCTGTTGTGAAGGAAGGCACAATAGCAGAATATGGAAGTCACGACAAACTCATGGCTTCCCATCTAGATGGTCTATATTCTAACTTAGTTCGGGCAGAAACAGAAGCCTTGGCATTTTCTTGA
- the LOC125860549 gene encoding 25.3 kDa vesicle transport protein-like has translation MVKLTLIARVTDGLPLAEGLDDGRDVQNADFYKQQVKALFKNLSMRQNDASRMSIETGPYVFHYIIEGHVCYLTMCDRSYPKKLAFQYLEDLKNEFERANGSQIETAARPYAFIKFDTFIQKTKKLYQDTRTQRNISKLNDELYEVHQIMTRNVQEVLGVGEKLDQVSQMSSRLTSESRIYADKAKDLNRQALIRKWAPVAIVLGVVILFFWLRTKIW, from the exons ATGGTGAAGTTGACTTTGATTGCTCGTGTGACTGATGGTCTTCCTTTAGCCGAGGGGCTGGATGATGGTCGTGATGTTCAAAATGCAGATTTCTACAAACAGCAGGTCAAGGCCTTATTCAAGAACCTGTCAATGCGCCAAAATGACGCTTCAAGGATGTCTATTGAAACTGGGCCTTACGTTTTCCA TTATATCATTGAAGGGCATGTTTGTTATCTGACAATGTGTGATCGCTCTTATCCCAAGAAACTTGCCTTTCAATACCTGGAGGACCTTAAGAATGAGTTTGAGCGCGCCAATGGGAGTCAAATTGAAACTGCTGCTAGACCATATGCTTTTATTAAATTTG ATACATTCATACAGAAGACGAAGAAACTGTACCAGGATACTAGAACTCAACGCAACATTTCTAAGTTGAATGATGAGCTTTACGAAGTTCATCAGATAATGACTCGAAATGTTCAAGAAGTTCTTGGCGTTGGTGAGAAGTTGGACC AGGTCAGTCAGATGTCTAGTCGCTTGACATCTGAATCCCGGATATATGCTGATAAAGCAAAAGATTTAAATCGCCAG GCTTTGATTCGAAAATGGGCTCCTGTTGCTATTGTGCTTGGAGTTGTCATTCTCTTCTTCTGGCTTAGAACAAAGATTTGGTGA
- the LOC125859517 gene encoding uncharacterized protein LOC125859517, whose translation MEESLEYQKKSWIALKKSINGLLNKINKANIKHIIPELFEENLIRGRGLFCRSIMKSQLNSAIFTDVFAALIAVVNTKFPQIGELLCKRIILQLRRAYNNNNKPQMLASVKFIGHLVNQQVVHELVALELVTLLLEKPTDDSVDVAVGFVKECGSMLQDLCPLGLHAIFERFRGILHEGEIDKRVQFLIEDLFALRKHKFQPAVPPELDLVEEEDRVTHEISLGDKVDEQIELDVFKPDPNFVENENKYEQLQKRILGGGDQDEESEDDDESKDEGEQQMKIEDETETNLINLRRTIYLTIMSSAEFEEAGHKLLKIKLEPGQEMELCIMLLECCSQEKTFLHYYALLGQRLCMINKVHQKNFEKSFMQQYSMIHQLETNKLRNVAKFFAHLLGTDALPWHVLAYLRLTEEDTTSSSRIFIKILFQELSGHLGIRMLNERLSDPSMQESFESIFPKDNPKNMRFAINFFTSIGLGGITENLRDYLKNMPRLILQQDKRVSRSSESDDDRPRKRRRS comes from the coding sequence ATGGAAGAAAGCCTAGAGTACCAAAAGAAGAGTTGGATTGCTCTAAAAAAGAGCATAAATGGGCTGctcaataaaatcaataaagcCAACATAAAACACATCATTCCTGAATTGTTTGAAGAGAATTTAATTCGTGGTAGGGGCTTGTTTTGCAGATCAATTATGAAATCACAATTGAATTCTGCTATTTTCACAGATGTTTTTGCAGCATTGATAGCCGTTGTTAACACAAAATTCCCACAAATTGGTGAACTTTTGTGTAAGAGGATCATTCTGCAATTGCGGAGAGcctataacaataataataaacctCAGATGTTAGCATCTGTAAAATTTATTGGTCATCTTGTCAATCAGCAAGTTGTTCACGAACTTGTAGCTTTGGAATTAGTTACTCTTTTACTCGAGAAACCTACTGATGATAGTGTTGATGTTGCTGTTGGTTTCGTTAAGGAATGTGGTTCGATGCTTCAGGATCTGTGTCCCTTAGGGTTGCACGCTATTTTTGAGAGATTCAGAGGAATACTTCATGAAGGAGAAATAGATAAAAGGGTTCAATTCTTAATTGAAGACCTTTTTGCATTGCGGAAACACAAGTTTCAGCCAGCTGTTCCTCCAGAACTTGACCTTGTTGAGGAGGAAGATCGAGTAACACATGAAATCTCTCTCGGAGACAAGGTGGACGAGCAAATTGAATTGGATGTTTTCAAGCCAGATCCtaattttgttgaaaatgaaaataagtaTGAACAACTACAGAAGAGGATTCTAGGTGGTGGTGATCAGGACGAAGAATCTGAGGATGACGACGAATCTAAGGATGAGGGCGAGCAACAGATGAAAATTGAAGATGAGACAGAGACAAACTTGATCAATCTTCGGAGGACGATTTACTTAACGATTATGTCAAGTGCTGAGTTTGAAGAAGCAGGGCACAAGCTGTTGAAAATCAAACTAGAGCCTGGTCAGGAGATGGAGTTATGCATAATGTTATTGGAGTGCTGCAGTCAGGAGAAGACTTTTCTCCATTACTATGCACTTTTGGGGCAGCGGCTATGCATGATCAACAAAGTTCACCAGAAGAATTTTGAGAAATCATTCATGCAACAATACTCGATGATCCACCAACTTGAAACTAATAAACTGCGTAATGTGGCAAAGTTTTTTGCTCATTTACTAGGCACTGATGCACTGCCTTGGCATGTTTTGGCTTATTTAAGATTGACAGAAGAGGATACTACATCTTCTTCTCGtatattcattaaaattttattcCAGGAGTTGTCAGGGCACCTTGGCATCCGTATGCTGAATGAGCGTCTTAGTGACCCCTCAATGCAAGAGTCATTTGAGTCGATATTTCCAAAGGATAATCCTAAAAATATGAGGTTTGCTATCAACTTCTTCACATCCATTGGTCTAGGTGGGATAACTGAAAATCTGCGAGACTATCTGAAGAACATGCCAAGGCTTATCTTGCAGCAAGACAAACGTGTTTCCAGATCAAGTGAATCAGATGATGATCGTCCaaggaagaggaggagaagTTAG
- the LOC125860546 gene encoding uncharacterized protein LOC125860546: MAALVPGVLIKLLQSMHSNKKVRGEYRSILLQVISIVPALNGSELWPNHGFFIKVSDSSHSTYVTLSKEENELILNNKLQLGQFFYVERMEPGTPVPVLVGVRPLPGRHPFVGNPKDLMQMLEPSEVTVRNAQEDVNGSKLNESPELNKADTKNKFVIKEQKTVVASRYMRGVLTSNTKIGGLDQGTGVKGIENENSGAAKKVVPLKEKQCELKGQTRSSTPFRSQSDAFVINSGINKHMKTPRLSTLKLTTSKQESIRENSQSSEAYMPWSSLPTNLAKPGKGILRRGLLASLVAAEAQEEAKEAAKLLHCLRMFAELCTSASPECPHISLSKFFTLNNLIELPSTVKTKELTPDNFATKLFVHEKVKEGKMTCFFNGKATSKSLTPSVELSGAEKLEWVKGDGSKDIVELRELLLNEIQSWFLKFLEGALEVGFWQNKQEQKMKVSVPRQTESKNQIAFTLSQLKHANEWLDKVRSTLCSDKNNVADRVDRLKQKLYTCLLLYMDSAASALGKSTS, translated from the exons ATGGCAGCCCTCGTACCAGGAGTACTGATTAAGCTTCTCCAGAGTATGCATTCCAATAAAAAGGTTCGTGGGGAATATAGATCAATCCTTTTACAAGTCATCAGCATTGTCCCTGCCTTGAATGGTTCAGAACTATGGCCAAATCATGGTTTCTTTATTAAAGTTTCGGATTCTTCTCATTCGACATATGTTACGTTATCCAAAGAGGAGAATGAGCTCATATTGAACAACAAATTGCAACTTGGCCAGTTCTTTTATGTTGAAAGAATGGAGCCTGGAACTCCAGTTCCAGTTTTAGTAGGGGTGAGACCACTTCCAGGGCGACATCCATTTGTAGGTAACCCGAAGGATTTAATGCAAATGTTGGAACCATCTGAAGTCACTGTTCGAAATGCTCAGGAAGATGTAAATGGTTCGAAGTTGAATGAATCGCCTGAATTGAACAAAGCGGACACTAAGAACAAATTTGTTATCAAAGAGCAAAAGACGGTTGTTGCTTCCAGGTACATGCGAGGAGTATTAACCTCTAACACAAAGATTGGAGGGCTTGATCAAGGTACTGGTGTGAAAGGCATTGAGAATGAGAACAGTGGAGCTGCTAAAAAGGTTGTACCTCTGAAAGAGAAACAATGCGAGCTTAAAGGTCAG ACACGGTCTTCAACTCCTTTCCGCAGCCAGTCTGATGCATTTGTGATAAACTCAGGCATAAATAAGCATATGAAAACTCCAAGACTTTCAACATTGAAACTCACAACAAGCAAACAAGAAAGCATCAGAGAAAACAGTCAATCCTCGGAAGCGTACATGCCCTGGTCCTCGCTACCAACCAACCTTGCAAAGCCTGGGAAG GGGATACTTAGGAGGGGATTATTAGCTTCTTTAGTAGCAGCAGAAGCTCAAGAAGAAGCGAAGGAAGCAGCAAAACTTCTTCATTGCCTCAG AATGTTTGCTGAACTGTGCACCTCAGCATCACCAGAATGTCCCCATATATCTCTCTCCAAGTTTTTCACGCTCAACAATCTCATTGAACTACCCAGTACTGTTAAAACAAAAGAGCTAACCCCAGATAATTTTGCTACCAAATTATTTGTTCACGAGAAAGTGAAAGAAGGGAAGATGACATGTTTCTTTAATGGTAAAGCTACAAGCAAGTCTTTGACGCCTTCTGTGGAACTTTCTGGGGCTGAAAAGCTAGAGTGGGTAAAAGGAGACGGTTCCAAAGACATTGTGGAACTAAGAGAGCTTCTGTTAAATGAAATACAGTCTTGGTTTCTCAAATTCTTGGAGGGAGCACTTGAAGTTGGGTTCTGGCAGAACAAGCAGGaacaaaaaatgaaagtaaGTGTACCACGCCAAACGGAGTCAAAAAATCAAATAGCTTTCACATTATCACAGCTTAAGCATGCAAATGAATGGTTGGACAAGGTAAGGAGTACCTTATGCTCAGACAAAAACAATGTGGCTGATAGAGTTGATAGATTGAAGCAAAAACTCTACACTTGTTTACTGCTTTACATGGATTCAGCTGCTTCAGCTCTTGGAAAGTCGACCTCATAG